TCCCCTCGCACCCTGCCGTAGCGCCAACATCGATCACAACAACTAAGGAAAGGTTGCCGGAGTGGCGCAAATCCGCGAAGCGAAAGTCGCATACGTGGCCGAAGCCATTGCGAAACGGGCCGCTCACGAATGCCCATACAGCATCTGCCGGGGGTGAATTCGACGCCAGATTGTGAGCGCTTTTAACCGACCAATCGGCCGTCGCCAGGTTAGGCTTAGCAGCCGAGGTTTGGGCCCATCCGGCTAAGGATAGTAGGCACGCCGAGCAAAACGCGACAACAACGGCTGCTATCTTGTTCATGGAGTGTTTCATTATTGCTAGCATTTCTTCTTCTGGCATTGTTTAAGGTTAATGGGAGGATCTGGTGATGGTGGCGTTCCAGTGCACGTAGAGGTGGACCCGCCAGGCGGAGCAGTATTACGGACGCCTGCTACATAGCAGACACCGCAGTAATTCTTGGCCGTATTAATTTCCCATTGCCACTGTACTGAGCACGTGGTCTTATCCGTCACCTTCCCAGAGCATTGGGGGGCGTAGTATTGCGCAGATTCTACTTTTCCTGGATGAGGACCGTATAATTCCAGCGCCATCTCTTCCAACTGACATCTAGTCAGGTCTGGTGGCATTGGAGCGTAACTAGTTTGCATACCGACAGCAAAGGCATCCGCCGTGTTCAATGCGTTCTGAAACACGCCTTGAACACCGTCCTGCGTATTTTGCAGCCAATTCCAGGCATCTGGTTGAGAGACCGGAACCTGCATTAGGCCGATGTGCGATCCCGCGGCTGATTTAGGTTTTTTGGTCGGCAAGCTCTCGTTAGGCCAAGAATCAATTATGCCGTACGGTGCCCTAGGCGATTTTGCAGGCATAAAGAACTGTTCATAGGTGCTTTCCTTCATCGCAAACGCGCGTCAGAGCGCGAGTGTGACGCTAACACACAGCGGATAGCGAAGGCGACTGTGCTTGCGATACCGCCGCTGACCCCGCGCGAACCCAGACTACTTCGGCGGCGAGCCGGCAGGCGGCGGCTCAGCCTCCTCCCGCTCGATCATGTTCAGACGCGGCCCTCGCCCGGCGAATCCAAGATAGACATTTGCGCCAGCTGCAACAACTCGATTCGGATCGCGGCTCAAGGTCCGCAACTGTTCGACTGCATCTGGTGTCCCTATATCTCCCAGCACGCTGGCGGCAAACTCTCGCTGGTATGGGTTGTCGCTGTCCGCCCACTTTATCGCATCGGCCATCCCAGCATCCTTATCGATGCCTAGAAAGCGTTCGATCTTCGCGGCTTCCGCCTTGGCGCAGTCCAGGCTTCCGGTGAGTGTGACGGCTGGTGAGGCCGCTGGCGACGGAGAAGGCGGAGGTGCGGGGACGACTTGTGCGGCCCCAACCCCGTTCGAAGAAGCTGGCGAAGACTCCGTGGTAGACATTCGAGTTATCAGAACCGGAATCCTGTGCGCCACAGACCCCGGCGTTTGACTAGCCGCCGGCGCTTGCGCCTCTTCAGAATGAGCGGCGATCTGTTCCTTCAGCGCGGCCAGCTCCTGCTCGTAATAGCTTGTGTACTGGCTGCTCACGTCGGTGTAACCCTTGCCGGTCCAGGCATAGATTACGGGCCAAATGGCTACGCAGTGCATGGCTCCCAAGTAGGAA
The Candidatus Binatus sp. DNA segment above includes these coding regions:
- a CDS encoding HEAT repeat domain-containing protein, translating into MASNPPSDDAVLAFLHEITDGGELFQLGICSSQFADLRHSGNLSLVVSYSDGRNCQLSVIDKTPSGFESYAAPARPGSWEVRDLAGNGQFQLVVATEFTSYLGAMHCVAIWPVIYAWTGKGYTDVSSQYTSYYEQELAALKEQIAAHSEEAQAPAASQTPGSVAHRIPVLITRMSTTESSPASSNGVGAAQVVPAPPPSPSPAASPAVTLTGSLDCAKAEAAKIERFLGIDKDAGMADAIKWADSDNPYQREFAASVLGDIGTPDAVEQLRTLSRDPNRVVAAGANVYLGFAGRGPRLNMIEREEAEPPPAGSPPK